Proteins from one Flavobacterium sp. N2038 genomic window:
- a CDS encoding four helix bundle protein: MEYSKLEVWLEARKLVNLLYDFSKLFPKEELFGLTNQMRRAAISIPSNIAEGCGRQTSKETIHFLHISRGSLYELETQFYLAFDQKYIEENNFNIALGQIQTCKKLLNGFINYYKKII; this comes from the coding sequence ATGGAATACAGTAAATTAGAAGTGTGGCTTGAGGCTAGGAAGTTGGTGAATCTATTGTATGATTTTTCAAAATTGTTTCCGAAAGAGGAATTGTTCGGGTTGACTAATCAGATGAGAAGAGCAGCAATTTCGATACCCTCAAATATAGCTGAAGGTTGTGGAAGACAAACATCAAAAGAAACGATACATTTTCTTCATATTTCAAGAGGATCGTTATATGAATTGGAAACCCAATTTTATTTAGCATTTGATCAAAAATATATTGAAGAAAATAATTTTAACATTGCGCTTGGCCAGATTCAGACTTGTAAAAAGTTGTTAAACGGATTTATTAACTATTATAAAAAAATAATATAG
- the metH gene encoding methionine synthase: protein MTEKRRDLVLSGLEPLIITPESVFVNVGERTNVTGSRKFLRLIKEEKYDEALDIARQQVEGGAQIIDINMDEGMLDGVTAMTKFLNLIAAEPDISRVPIMIDSSKWEIIEAGLKVVQGKSVVNSISLKEGEEAFIHHARLIKRYGAAAIIMAFDEVGQADNYDRRVEICQRSYDILVNKVGFPPQDIIFDLNIFPVATGMEEHRLNALDFFRGTKWVRENLPHAHISGGVSNVSFSFRGNDTVREAMHSVFLYHAIKNGMTMGIVNPEMLTIYDDIPKDLLEHVEDVILDRRDDATERLLDFAENVKGEVKSDEKAVQEWRFGTVQERITHSLVKGIDAFIEEDVEEARLAATKPIEVIEINLMTGMNVVGDLFGSGKMFLPQVVKSARVMKKAVAYLLPFIEASKQAGDKQGNGKILMATVKGDVHDIGKNIVSVVLACNNYEIVDLGVMVPPEKIIAAAIEHEVDIIGLSGLITPSLDEMVYLAKELDKQGIKIPIMIGGATTSRAHTAVKIAPQYRETVIHVNDASRAVTVAGNLLDHNRKIYAADIRAEYDSFRETFLNRSRDKNFLTIEDARKNKLPLDWSEYKPTKPKVIGAQTIEIELDVLVPYIDWTPFFQTWELYGKYPAILTDEVVGEQATSVFADAQAMLKVILAEKKLKAKGIYGIFPANQVDDDDIELRDEKGKVLEKFLTLRQQSQKTKGAPNIALADFILPKESGIEDYMGAFCVTTGFGVDEWAAEYEKNLDDYNSIMVKALADRFAEAFAEYLHERVRKDFWGYDSEESLTNEELIKENYKGIRPAPGYPACPDHLEKPTIWKLLNVAEEIGVTLTESMAMWPASSVSGYYFGNPKSRYFGLGKIKEDQVVDYAKRRNVPTDYAMKWLNPNIAD from the coding sequence ATGACAGAAAAAAGAAGAGACCTTGTATTATCAGGATTAGAACCGTTGATTATCACGCCGGAAAGTGTTTTCGTGAATGTTGGTGAGCGTACAAACGTAACAGGTTCAAGAAAATTCCTAAGATTAATCAAGGAAGAGAAATATGACGAGGCACTTGATATTGCAAGACAACAAGTAGAAGGTGGAGCACAGATCATCGATATTAATATGGATGAAGGAATGCTTGACGGAGTTACTGCAATGACTAAATTTTTGAATTTAATTGCGGCAGAACCAGACATTTCGAGAGTGCCGATTATGATCGACAGTTCGAAATGGGAAATCATCGAAGCGGGTCTTAAAGTAGTACAAGGAAAAAGCGTTGTAAACTCGATTTCGTTAAAAGAAGGAGAAGAAGCTTTTATTCACCACGCGCGACTAATCAAACGTTACGGAGCGGCGGCAATTATCATGGCTTTTGACGAAGTAGGTCAGGCCGATAATTACGATCGTCGAGTGGAGATTTGTCAGCGTTCGTATGATATTTTGGTGAACAAAGTTGGTTTTCCTCCGCAGGATATTATTTTCGATTTGAATATTTTCCCGGTTGCAACGGGAATGGAAGAGCATCGCTTAAACGCTTTGGACTTCTTTAGAGGAACAAAATGGGTTCGTGAAAATCTTCCACACGCGCATATCAGTGGCGGAGTAAGTAACGTTTCGTTTTCTTTTAGAGGAAATGACACGGTTCGTGAAGCGATGCACTCGGTATTTTTATACCACGCAATTAAAAACGGAATGACGATGGGAATCGTAAATCCCGAGATGCTTACGATTTACGATGATATTCCGAAAGACTTATTAGAACACGTTGAAGACGTAATTTTAGATAGACGTGACGACGCCACAGAACGACTTTTGGATTTTGCTGAAAATGTAAAAGGAGAAGTAAAATCAGATGAAAAAGCGGTTCAGGAATGGCGTTTTGGAACGGTTCAAGAGCGTATTACGCATTCGTTAGTAAAAGGAATTGATGCTTTTATTGAAGAAGATGTTGAAGAAGCACGTTTGGCCGCAACAAAACCAATTGAAGTTATCGAAATCAATTTGATGACGGGAATGAATGTCGTTGGAGATTTATTCGGAAGTGGAAAAATGTTCTTGCCTCAGGTTGTAAAATCGGCTCGTGTAATGAAAAAAGCGGTGGCTTATTTATTGCCTTTTATTGAAGCAAGCAAGCAAGCAGGAGACAAACAAGGAAACGGAAAAATCTTGATGGCAACCGTAAAAGGTGATGTTCACGATATTGGTAAAAACATCGTTTCGGTAGTTTTGGCTTGTAACAATTACGAGATTGTAGATCTTGGTGTTATGGTGCCTCCAGAGAAAATCATTGCGGCAGCGATTGAACATGAAGTAGACATTATTGGATTAAGCGGACTAATCACACCTTCGCTTGACGAAATGGTGTATTTAGCCAAAGAATTAGATAAACAAGGAATTAAAATCCCGATTATGATTGGTGGGGCAACAACTTCGCGTGCGCATACAGCCGTGAAAATTGCACCACAATACAGAGAAACAGTAATTCACGTAAACGATGCTTCGAGAGCCGTTACCGTTGCAGGTAATCTGTTAGATCATAACCGAAAAATATATGCGGCAGATATTCGTGCAGAATATGATTCTTTTAGAGAAACATTTTTAAATCGTTCGAGAGATAAAAACTTCCTGACGATTGAAGATGCCCGTAAAAATAAATTACCGTTGGATTGGTCTGAATATAAGCCAACTAAACCAAAAGTAATTGGAGCACAAACCATAGAAATAGAACTAGATGTCTTGGTTCCGTATATTGACTGGACACCATTTTTTCAAACTTGGGAATTGTACGGAAAATATCCGGCGATTTTAACGGATGAGGTTGTAGGCGAACAAGCAACTTCTGTTTTTGCAGATGCTCAGGCGATGCTGAAAGTGATTTTGGCAGAGAAAAAATTAAAAGCAAAAGGTATTTACGGAATTTTTCCTGCGAATCAGGTTGATGATGACGATATCGAATTGCGTGATGAAAAAGGAAAAGTTTTAGAGAAATTCTTAACGCTTCGCCAGCAGTCACAAAAAACGAAAGGCGCTCCAAATATCGCTTTAGCCGATTTTATTCTGCCAAAAGAAAGCGGAATAGAAGATTATATGGGCGCTTTTTGCGTAACCACAGGTTTTGGTGTAGATGAATGGGCAGCGGAATATGAAAAGAATTTAGACGATTACAACTCGATTATGGTGAAAGCACTTGCCGATCGTTTTGCTGAGGCTTTCGCCGAATATCTTCACGAGAGAGTTCGTAAAGATTTCTGGGGTTATGATTCAGAAGAATCGTTAACCAACGAAGAATTGATTAAAGAAAATTATAAAGGAATTCGTCCGGCGCCAGGTTATCCTGCTTGTCCAGATCACTTGGAAAAACCAACGATTTGGAAGCTTTTAAATGTAGCCGAAGAAATTGGAGTTACCTTGACAGAAAGTATGGCGATGTGGCCGGCTTCATCAGTTTCTGGATATTATTTCGGAAACCCAAAAAGCAGGTATTTCGGACTAGGAAAAATAAAAGAAGATCAGGTAGTAGATTACGCCAAACGACGCAATGTTCCAACTGATTACGCAATGAAATGGTTGAATCCTAATATAGCAGATTAA
- a CDS encoding choice-of-anchor tandem repeat GloVer-containing protein, whose protein sequence is MKRLFLIVFIVVFQCDVYSQNNAFWGISETGGEYYSGSVYSINEKGDNFKVKHSFETVVGEWPRGVLCKKNENTYYGIASGGLYRGGLIFQFDPLSKNYKVLFNFSNNDGWLPEGGLLLLDNKLYGVTYEGGTNRKGIIYCFDLYTNTLKVLHNFDGINQYSNIGAKTQLVVLNNTLYGLTKNGGEYDKGTLYSYNLEKNIYKKCIDFDGKIGAYPLAPLTITKSGKIIGSTSQGLSNKDGKLFEFEPEKNILSPILSFDKVEGSFVQSQIISLNDSTLIGVTTYGGKNDSGVIFEYDLKKSNYKVLFNLSEKETGKESKGVLSLSDNGEVLGLLSKGGLYNCGTAFSYSDVKKEFKVLMHFDTQKGYEFNNGFIFQDQWSVIGVATEGGQFTRYGNIFTINLKDQSYTQLLNFQNSADGRKPIGNLLYWKGYVYGITNEGGKSDAGTIYRISVKDNKFEKVIDLHDYHISNPSDGLSLDFDGKMYGFAGSSDPKSLPKVFYYNPENNKIVVLLKFGNDALPDKSMSQDDSKILENRNNNQVVVKITEKPKYIDLNKEKLEADAVIIIGRKEDSKYLFEKPIGAPVIVGEDLYGLFDINDTPKNGGIFNFNLKSKKIRVLEYFGHGVSGNLIYNKGNLLYANSEGKIDSTSVISNNYFDDKRKGPEGYINGYGKKVFYNFPMHFDLLCKNVLQDGIAKGVICFGVPDVVNFNELKNETSGKPYDLAAIYVKNDKNRFVKAETFNVKTTGSVLVGPLSYHSNDFYGVTSFGGEFGSGVFFRYKPKENVFEKLFDFPIKEDTYPTNPSSLLWVKN, encoded by the coding sequence ATGAAACGATTATTTCTAATCGTTTTTATTGTCGTTTTTCAATGCGATGTCTATTCACAAAATAATGCTTTTTGGGGCATATCAGAAACTGGTGGAGAATATTATAGTGGATCTGTTTATAGCATAAATGAAAAAGGAGACAACTTTAAAGTAAAGCATTCTTTTGAAACAGTTGTAGGCGAGTGGCCAAGAGGTGTTTTATGTAAAAAAAATGAAAACACCTATTACGGAATTGCTTCTGGTGGTTTATATAGAGGCGGTTTGATTTTTCAATTTGATCCGTTGTCTAAAAATTATAAAGTACTGTTTAATTTTAGTAATAATGACGGCTGGTTACCTGAAGGAGGATTATTGCTTTTGGATAATAAGTTGTATGGAGTGACTTATGAAGGAGGAACAAATCGTAAAGGAATTATTTACTGTTTTGATTTGTATACGAACACCTTAAAGGTATTGCATAATTTTGATGGAATAAATCAATATTCTAATATTGGGGCTAAAACGCAATTAGTGGTATTAAATAATACGTTATATGGTTTGACAAAAAATGGAGGAGAATATGATAAAGGTACTTTGTATTCATACAATCTAGAAAAGAATATTTATAAAAAATGTATTGATTTTGATGGAAAAATTGGAGCATATCCTTTAGCACCATTGACAATTACTAAATCAGGAAAAATTATAGGATCAACTTCTCAAGGACTCTCAAATAAAGATGGGAAATTGTTTGAGTTTGAGCCAGAAAAAAATATTTTGTCACCTATCTTATCCTTTGACAAAGTGGAAGGAAGTTTTGTACAATCGCAAATAATTTCTTTAAACGATTCAACTTTGATTGGTGTTACAACTTATGGAGGAAAGAATGATTCGGGAGTTATTTTTGAATACGATTTAAAAAAGTCTAATTACAAAGTTCTTTTTAATCTTTCTGAAAAAGAAACGGGTAAGGAATCAAAAGGAGTTTTAAGCCTTTCTGATAATGGAGAAGTTTTAGGTCTTTTATCAAAAGGGGGACTTTATAATTGCGGGACAGCATTTAGTTATAGTGATGTAAAAAAAGAATTTAAGGTGCTTATGCATTTTGATACACAGAAAGGCTATGAATTTAATAACGGATTTATTTTTCAAGATCAATGGTCGGTTATTGGTGTAGCAACTGAAGGAGGACAATTTACACGTTACGGAAACATATTTACGATCAATTTAAAAGATCAGAGCTATACACAATTACTAAATTTCCAAAATAGTGCAGATGGACGAAAGCCAATCGGAAATCTATTATACTGGAAAGGTTATGTTTATGGTATAACTAACGAAGGAGGTAAAAGTGATGCAGGAACAATTTATAGGATTTCTGTAAAAGATAATAAGTTTGAAAAAGTAATTGATTTACATGACTATCATATTTCAAATCCTTCTGATGGATTGAGTTTAGATTTTGATGGAAAAATGTATGGATTTGCAGGAAGTTCAGACCCAAAATCATTGCCTAAAGTATTCTATTATAATCCAGAAAACAATAAAATTGTAGTGCTATTAAAATTTGGAAACGATGCATTACCAGATAAATCAATGTCTCAAGATGACTCAAAAATATTAGAAAATAGAAATAATAATCAGGTAGTAGTTAAAATAACTGAAAAACCTAAATATATAGATTTAAATAAAGAAAAATTAGAAGCAGACGCCGTTATAATTATCGGCAGAAAAGAAGATTCTAAATATCTATTTGAGAAACCTATTGGAGCTCCAGTAATTGTAGGGGAAGATTTATACGGTTTATTTGATATAAATGATACTCCAAAAAATGGGGGAATTTTTAATTTTAATTTGAAATCAAAAAAAATTAGAGTTCTTGAATATTTTGGGCATGGGGTTTCTGGAAACTTAATTTATAACAAAGGAAATCTCTTGTATGCAAATTCTGAAGGAAAAATCGATTCTACTTCAGTTATAAGCAATAATTATTTTGATGATAAAAGAAAAGGACCAGAGGGATATATCAACGGATATGGAAAAAAAGTTTTTTATAATTTCCCTATGCATTTTGATCTATTGTGTAAAAATGTTCTGCAAGATGGTATTGCGAAAGGTGTAATTTGTTTTGGAGTACCTGATGTAGTTAATTTTAATGAATTAAAGAATGAAACTTCAGGTAAACCATATGATTTGGCAGCTATTTATGTGAAAAATGATAAGAATAGATTTGTCAAGGCTGAGACATTCAATGTAAAAACAACAGGGAGCGTATTAGTGGGGCCATTGTCTTATCATTCAAATGATTTTTATGGAGTAACCTCTTTTGGAGGAGAATTTGGAAGCGGTGTTTTTTTTAGATACAAGCCTAAAGAAAATGTATTTGAAAAGCTTTTTGATTTTCCTATTAAAGAAGACACCTATCCTACGAATCCATCGTCACTTTTATGGGTAAAGAATTAA
- a CDS encoding homocysteine S-methyltransferase family protein — protein sequence MAITIQEAIKKNILILDGAMGTMLQRYNFSEEDFRGERFKDFPHPLKGNNDLLSLTQPQAIRDVHAAYYEAGADIVETNTFSGTTIGMADYHMEDLVYELNYESAKIARQVADEFTAKNPEKPRFVAGSIGPTNRTASMSPDVNDPGYRAVTFDDLRIAYKQQAEALMDGGCDLLLVETIFDTLNAKAALFAIEEVKEERNLDIPIMVSGTITDASGRTLSGQTVEAFLISVSHIPLLSVGFNCALGADLLKPYLKTLAHNTSFNVSAHPNAGLPNAFGQYDETPEQTQAFIKEYLDDNLINIIGGCCGTTPDHIRLMAEVAKDYKPRVAPVIE from the coding sequence ATGGCAATAACAATTCAAGAAGCAATAAAAAAAAATATCCTAATCCTTGACGGAGCAATGGGAACAATGTTGCAACGCTATAATTTCTCCGAAGAAGATTTCAGAGGAGAGCGTTTCAAAGATTTCCCGCATCCGTTAAAAGGAAACAACGATTTACTATCCCTAACACAACCACAAGCGATTCGCGATGTTCATGCCGCTTATTATGAAGCTGGTGCTGACATCGTAGAAACGAATACTTTCTCCGGAACTACAATCGGTATGGCCGATTATCACATGGAAGATTTGGTTTACGAGTTAAACTACGAATCGGCAAAAATCGCAAGACAAGTAGCCGATGAATTTACCGCAAAAAATCCCGAAAAACCACGTTTCGTAGCAGGTTCAATTGGACCGACAAACCGTACAGCAAGTATGTCACCAGATGTAAACGATCCAGGTTACAGAGCGGTAACTTTTGACGATTTACGAATTGCCTATAAACAACAGGCAGAAGCATTGATGGACGGTGGTTGCGACTTACTTTTGGTAGAAACGATTTTTGATACTTTAAATGCAAAAGCTGCACTTTTTGCGATCGAAGAAGTGAAAGAAGAACGTAACCTTGATATTCCAATCATGGTTTCAGGAACGATTACAGATGCTTCAGGAAGAACACTTTCGGGGCAGACAGTTGAAGCGTTTTTGATTTCAGTTTCGCATATTCCGTTATTAAGTGTAGGATTCAATTGCGCACTTGGAGCCGATTTGTTGAAACCGTATTTAAAAACATTAGCACATAACACAAGTTTTAATGTTTCGGCGCATCCAAATGCAGGATTGCCAAATGCTTTCGGACAATACGATGAAACACCAGAACAAACTCAGGCTTTCATAAAAGAATATTTAGATGATAATTTAATTAATATCATTGGCGGTTGTTGCGGAACAACTCCAGATCATATTCGATTAATGGCTGAGGTTGCGAAGGATTACAAGCCTAGAGTGGCACCGGTTATTGAATAA
- a CDS encoding NAD(P)/FAD-dependent oxidoreductase — translation MIKTDILIIGAGPTGLFAVFEAGLLKLKCHILDALPQAGGQLSELYPKKPIYDIPGFPEVLAGDLIDGLQEQIKQFEPGFTLGERAETIEKQEDGSFIVTSNKGTKFHAPVIAIAGGLGSFEPRKPLIEDIEFYEDKGVKYFIKNPEKFRDKRVVIAGGGDSALDWSIFLANVASEVTLIHRRNEFRGALDSVEKVQELKTAGKIKLITPAEVIGINGAEHVESLDIEENGAHRKIETDYFIPLFGLTPKLGPIGDWGLEIEKNAIKVNNALDYQTNIPGIFAIGDVNTYPGKLKLILCGFHEATLMCQAAYQIINPGKKYVLKYTTVSGVDGFDGTRKEAPKAVVKAIV, via the coding sequence ATGATTAAAACAGATATACTTATAATTGGAGCAGGACCAACAGGTTTATTTGCCGTATTTGAGGCAGGATTGTTAAAATTAAAATGCCACATTTTAGACGCCTTGCCACAAGCAGGAGGGCAGCTATCAGAGTTATATCCAAAGAAACCTATTTATGATATTCCTGGATTCCCAGAAGTATTAGCCGGAGATTTAATTGATGGTTTGCAAGAGCAAATCAAACAATTTGAGCCAGGTTTTACTTTAGGTGAGCGTGCAGAAACGATCGAGAAACAAGAAGACGGATCATTTATTGTAACATCAAATAAAGGAACTAAATTTCATGCGCCGGTTATTGCAATCGCTGGAGGTTTAGGAAGTTTTGAGCCTCGTAAACCACTTATCGAAGATATCGAGTTTTATGAAGATAAAGGAGTAAAATACTTCATCAAAAATCCTGAGAAATTCAGAGACAAAAGAGTTGTTATTGCAGGAGGAGGAGATTCAGCATTAGACTGGAGTATTTTCTTGGCAAATGTAGCTTCAGAAGTAACTTTAATTCACAGAAGAAACGAATTTAGAGGGGCTTTAGATTCTGTAGAAAAAGTACAGGAATTAAAAACAGCTGGAAAAATCAAATTAATCACTCCGGCAGAAGTTATCGGAATCAATGGTGCTGAGCACGTTGAATCATTAGATATCGAAGAAAACGGTGCACACCGTAAAATCGAAACCGATTATTTCATCCCACTTTTTGGATTAACACCAAAATTAGGTCCAATTGGAGACTGGGGATTAGAAATCGAGAAAAATGCCATCAAAGTAAACAATGCTTTAGATTACCAAACAAACATTCCGGGAATCTTCGCCATTGGAGACGTTAATACCTATCCAGGAAAATTAAAGTTGATCCTTTGCGGATTCCACGAAGCAACTTTAATGTGCCAAGCAGCTTACCAAATCATCAACCCAGGTAAAAAATACGTATTGAAATATACAACAGTTTCTGGTGTTGACGGTTTCGACGGAACTCGTAAAGAAGCTCCGAAAGCAGTCGTGAAAGCGATAGTTTAA
- a CDS encoding bifunctional precorrin-2 dehydrogenase/sirohydrochlorin ferrochelatase, whose amino-acid sequence MEQNELYPIFLKLHNLNVLIVGGGNVGLEKLSFLLKSSPNANVEVVAPNFHLEIQVLAENHPSITLTKSKFKKKMLKKRHMVIACTDNLEVNKRVYDLARKRYLICNIADTPDLCDYYLGGIVTKGNVKIAISTNGKSPTTAKRLREFFEEVIPEDINQMVENLNEYRKSLKGNFEEKVKRMNEITASLKNRE is encoded by the coding sequence ATGGAACAAAACGAATTATATCCAATATTTCTAAAGCTTCACAATTTAAATGTATTGATTGTAGGCGGAGGTAATGTAGGACTGGAAAAGCTTTCTTTCTTGCTAAAGTCAAGTCCGAATGCAAATGTTGAGGTTGTTGCACCTAATTTTCATTTAGAAATTCAGGTTTTAGCAGAAAATCATCCTTCGATAACATTGACAAAATCGAAGTTTAAAAAGAAAATGCTCAAAAAGCGCCATATGGTTATCGCTTGTACGGATAATCTGGAAGTAAATAAAAGAGTATACGATTTAGCAAGAAAGCGTTATTTGATTTGTAACATCGCTGATACACCAGATTTATGTGATTATTATTTGGGCGGAATCGTAACAAAAGGAAATGTGAAAATAGCCATTTCGACTAACGGAAAGTCACCAACAACGGCAAAAAGACTTCGGGAATTTTTTGAGGAAGTAATCCCGGAAGATATCAATCAAATGGTTGAAAATCTAAATGAATACCGAAAAAGCCTAAAAGGTAATTTTGAAGAAAAAGTGAAAAGGATGAATGAAATTACCGCTTCACTAAAAAATAGAGAGTAA
- the cobA gene encoding uroporphyrinogen-III C-methyltransferase, with protein sequence MLNIKPKITLVGAGPGDPDLLTLKAVKALAEANVVLYDALANEEILDYAPKNAIRIFVGKRIGNHAYTQDQINQLIVDNALTYGNVVRLKGGDPFIFGRGSEEVEFAESFGIETIVVPGISSVVAVPASQGISITKRGVSESFWAITGTTSDRKLSSDVALAAQSSATVVILMGMHKLPQIIDLFQKEDKGNLPVAIIQNGTTAEEKVGVGTVDSILNIVKEKELGSPAIIVLGEVVRESNKLKGFYEEFLSKEIAR encoded by the coding sequence ATGCTTAATATAAAACCCAAAATAACTTTAGTCGGTGCAGGTCCGGGCGATCCCGATTTACTTACGCTAAAAGCTGTAAAAGCATTGGCTGAAGCTAATGTGGTTTTGTACGACGCTTTGGCCAATGAAGAAATTCTGGATTATGCGCCTAAAAATGCGATTCGAATTTTTGTTGGAAAAAGAATCGGAAATCATGCTTACACGCAGGATCAAATCAATCAATTGATTGTGGATAATGCTTTGACTTACGGAAATGTGGTTCGATTAAAAGGCGGAGATCCGTTTATTTTTGGAAGAGGAAGCGAAGAAGTAGAATTTGCAGAAAGTTTTGGAATAGAAACTATTGTAGTTCCTGGAATTTCATCTGTAGTTGCAGTTCCTGCAAGTCAGGGAATTTCGATTACAAAACGAGGCGTTTCAGAAAGCTTTTGGGCGATTACCGGAACAACATCTGATAGAAAATTATCTTCAGACGTGGCTTTAGCGGCGCAATCATCAGCAACAGTTGTGATTTTGATGGGAATGCACAAATTGCCTCAAATTATCGATTTGTTTCAAAAAGAAGATAAAGGGAATTTGCCCGTTGCAATCATCCAAAACGGAACAACAGCAGAAGAAAAAGTAGGTGTAGGAACTGTAGATTCGATTCTAAATATTGTAAAAGAAAAAGAACTAGGTTCGCCAGCCATTATTGTTCTTGGAGAAGTTGTAAGAGAAAGCAATAAATTAAAAGGATTTTATGAAGAATTTCTATCAAAAGAAATCGCAAGATAA